A stretch of Enterobacter cloacae complex sp. ECNIH7 DNA encodes these proteins:
- the mrcB gene encoding bifunctional glycosyl transferase/transpeptidase: MAGNDREPIGRKGKPTRPAKEKVSRRRLRDEDYDDDYEDDYEDEEPMPRNGKGKGRKPRGKRGWFWLLLKLFIVFVVLMAIYGVYLDQKIRSRIDGKVWQLPAAVYGRMVNLEPDMSITKNEMVKLLEATQYRQVSKMTRPGEFTVQSNSIEMIRRPFDFPDSKEGQVRARLTFDGDRLDTIENMDNNRQFGFFRLDPRLITMLSSANGEQRLFVARNGFPDLLVDTLLATEDRHFYEHDGISLYSIGRAVLANLTAGRTVQGASTLTQQLVKNLFLSSERSYWRKANEAYMAVLMDARYSKDRILELYMNEVYLGQSGDNEIRGFPLASLYYFGRPVEELSLDQQALLVGMVKGASIYNPWRNPKLALERRNLVLRLLQQQQVIDQELYDMLSARPLGVQPRGGVISPQPAFMQLVRQELQSKLGDKVKDLSGVKIFTTFDSVAQDAAEKAAVEGIPALKKQRKLSDLETAMVVVDRNSGEVRAMVGGAEPQFAGYNRAMQARRSIGSLAKPATYLTALSQPNQYRLNTWIADAPISLRQPNGQVWSPQNDDKQFSGQVMLVDALTRSMNVPTVNLGMSLGLPAIVDTWQKLGVSKDQLHPVPAMILGALNLTPIEVAQAFQTIASGGNRAPLSALRSVIAEDGSVLYQSFPQAERAVPAQAAYMTLWTMQQVVQRGTGRQLGAKYPGLHLAGKTGTTNNNVDTWFAGIDGREVVITWVGRDNNQPTKLYGASGAMSIYQRYLANQSPVPLNLVAPEDIVDMGVDSSGNFVCGGGMRTLPVWTANPDSLCQQSQPEQPTGNPFDQSSQPQQPQQQQPQQQNEKKDSDGVAGWIKDMFGGN; encoded by the coding sequence ATGGCGGGGAATGACCGCGAGCCAATAGGACGTAAGGGAAAACCAACGCGTCCGGCGAAAGAAAAGGTAAGCCGTCGTCGCCTCAGAGATGAGGACTATGACGATGACTATGAAGACGATTATGAGGATGAAGAACCGATGCCGCGTAATGGAAAAGGCAAAGGGCGTAAGCCTCGGGGCAAACGCGGCTGGTTCTGGCTGCTGCTGAAGCTATTTATTGTTTTTGTCGTGCTGATGGCGATTTACGGCGTGTATCTGGATCAGAAGATCCGCAGCCGTATCGACGGTAAAGTCTGGCAGCTACCTGCGGCAGTGTATGGCCGTATGGTGAACCTTGAGCCAGATATGTCCATCACCAAGAACGAGATGGTCAAACTGCTGGAAGCCACCCAGTATCGTCAGGTGTCTAAAATGACCCGTCCTGGCGAATTTACCGTGCAGTCCAACAGCATTGAGATGATCCGTCGTCCGTTTGATTTCCCGGACAGCAAAGAGGGGCAGGTGCGCGCGCGTCTGACCTTTGACGGCGATCGTCTGGACACCATCGAGAACATGGATAACAACCGTCAGTTCGGTTTCTTCCGCCTCGATCCGCGTCTGATCACCATGCTTTCGTCAGCAAACGGCGAGCAGCGCCTGTTCGTGGCGCGTAACGGCTTCCCGGATCTGCTGGTTGATACCCTGCTGGCAACCGAAGACCGTCACTTCTACGAGCACGATGGCATTAGTCTCTACTCGATTGGTCGTGCGGTGCTGGCTAACCTGACTGCCGGTCGTACCGTGCAGGGAGCGAGTACGCTGACCCAGCAGCTGGTGAAAAACCTGTTCCTCTCCAGCGAACGCTCTTACTGGCGTAAAGCGAACGAAGCCTACATGGCCGTGCTGATGGATGCGCGCTACAGCAAGGATCGTATCCTTGAGCTGTACATGAACGAGGTGTACCTCGGTCAGAGCGGCGATAACGAAATCCGCGGCTTCCCGCTGGCGAGCCTGTACTACTTTGGCCGTCCGGTGGAAGAGCTGAGCCTGGACCAGCAGGCGCTGCTGGTGGGCATGGTGAAAGGGGCGTCCATCTATAACCCGTGGCGTAACCCGAAACTGGCGCTGGAACGTCGTAACCTCGTTCTGCGTCTGCTGCAACAGCAGCAGGTGATTGACCAGGAGCTGTACGACATGCTGAGCGCGCGTCCGCTCGGCGTTCAGCCGCGCGGTGGCGTGATTTCGCCTCAGCCTGCGTTTATGCAGCTGGTGCGTCAGGAGCTGCAAAGCAAGCTCGGTGATAAGGTCAAAGATCTCTCCGGCGTGAAGATCTTCACCACCTTTGACTCCGTGGCGCAGGATGCGGCCGAAAAAGCGGCCGTTGAGGGCATTCCGGCGCTGAAGAAACAGCGTAAGCTGAGCGATCTGGAAACCGCGATGGTGGTGGTTGACCGTAACTCCGGTGAAGTTCGCGCCATGGTGGGCGGTGCCGAGCCGCAGTTTGCAGGCTACAACCGCGCCATGCAGGCGCGTCGCTCAATCGGCTCTCTGGCAAAACCGGCAACCTACCTCACAGCCCTGAGCCAGCCAAATCAGTATCGCCTGAATACCTGGATTGCGGATGCGCCGATCTCCCTGCGCCAGCCTAACGGCCAGGTCTGGTCACCGCAGAACGATGATAAACAGTTCAGCGGCCAGGTGATGCTGGTGGATGCGTTGACCCGTTCCATGAACGTGCCAACGGTGAACCTGGGCATGTCGCTGGGACTGCCGGCGATTGTCGATACCTGGCAAAAACTGGGCGTGTCGAAAGATCAGCTGCACCCGGTGCCGGCGATGATCCTCGGCGCGCTTAACCTGACGCCGATCGAAGTGGCGCAGGCGTTCCAGACCATTGCCAGCGGGGGCAACCGCGCGCCGCTGTCTGCCCTGCGCTCAGTGATTGCCGAAGATGGCTCCGTGCTGTATCAGAGCTTCCCACAGGCGGAGCGTGCCGTTCCTGCTCAGGCCGCCTATATGACGCTGTGGACGATGCAGCAGGTTGTGCAGCGCGGTACCGGCCGTCAGCTGGGCGCGAAGTATCCGGGTCTGCATCTGGCGGGTAAAACCGGGACCACCAACAACAACGTCGATACCTGGTTTGCCGGTATTGATGGCCGTGAAGTGGTGATCACCTGGGTAGGCCGCGACAACAACCAGCCGACCAAGCTGTACGGCGCGAGCGGGGCGATGTCGATTTACCAGCGCTATCTGGCGAATCAGTCTCCTGTGCCGCTGAATCTGGTCGCGCCGGAAGATATCGTTGATATGGGCGTGGACAGCTCCGGTAACTTCGTCTGCGGCGGTGGAATGCGTACGCTGCCTGTCTGGACCGCAAACCCGGACTCGCTGTGCCAGCAAAGCCAGCCAGAACAGCCAACGGGTAACCCGTTCGACCAGTCTTCTCAACCACAGCAGCCGCAGCAGCAACAGCCGCAGCAGCAGAATGAGAAGAAAGACAGCGACGGTGTCGCGGGCTGGATTAAAGACATGTTCGGCGGTAACTAA
- the fhuA gene encoding ferrichrome porin FhuA produces MALSNTAQPMNTSLRKLAVVVATAVAGMSAYAHAAETPKKEETITVTAAPAAQESAWGPAATIAARQSATGTKTDTPIQKVPQSISVVTAEEMALHQPRSVKEALSYTPGVAVGTRGASNTYDYLIIRGFAADGQTQNNYLDGMKMQGNFYNDAVIDPYMLERAEIMRGPVSVLYGKSSPGGLLNMVSKRPTTEPLKEIQFKVGTDSLFQTGFDFSDAIDDDGVYSYRLTGVARSNNAQQERAEEQRYAIAPSFSWRPDDKTTFTFLSYFQNEPETGYYGWLPKEGTVEPLPNGDRLPTNFNEGAKNNTYSRNQKMVGYSFDHEFNDTFTVRQNLRFAENKTSQNSVYGYGVCTDPANSGNKQCAALAPSDKGHYLARKYVVDNEKLQNFTVDTQLQSKFSTGEVDHVLLTGVDFMRMRNDINSWFGYDDSVPLLDLYNPVNSDFDFGSKDPATSGPYQILNRQKQTGLYVQDQAQWDKVLVTLGGRYDWADQESYNRVTNTTSKRDDTQFTWRGGVNYLFDNGVTPYFSYSESFEPASQTDAQGKLFSPSKGKQYEAGVKYVPNDRPIVVTGALYQLTKTNNLMADPAGSFFSVQGGEIRARGVELEAKAALSASVNLVGSYTYTDAEYTTDTTYKGNTPAQVPKHMASLWGDYTLFDGALSGLTLGTGVRYTGSSYGDPANSFKVGSYTVVDALVRYDLARVGMAGSNVALHVNNLFDREYVASCFNTYGCFWGAERQVVATATFRF; encoded by the coding sequence ATGGCGCTTTCCAATACTGCTCAGCCAATGAATACGTCGCTGCGTAAGCTCGCGGTCGTCGTCGCCACAGCGGTTGCCGGCATGTCTGCTTATGCTCACGCGGCCGAAACCCCGAAAAAAGAAGAAACCATTACGGTAACCGCAGCACCTGCGGCACAGGAAAGTGCCTGGGGGCCTGCTGCGACCATCGCCGCACGGCAATCCGCGACCGGAACCAAAACGGATACCCCTATTCAAAAGGTTCCGCAGTCGATTTCTGTGGTCACGGCCGAAGAGATGGCGCTGCATCAGCCGCGCTCGGTGAAAGAAGCCCTGAGCTATACGCCGGGCGTTGCGGTAGGCACGCGCGGCGCGTCTAACACCTATGACTATTTGATCATTCGCGGCTTCGCGGCCGATGGTCAGACGCAGAATAACTACCTCGACGGCATGAAAATGCAGGGGAACTTCTATAACGACGCGGTGATTGATCCTTATATGCTGGAGCGCGCCGAGATCATGCGCGGTCCGGTTTCCGTTCTGTACGGCAAAAGCAGCCCGGGCGGCTTGCTGAACATGGTCAGTAAGCGCCCAACAACCGAGCCGCTGAAAGAGATCCAGTTCAAAGTCGGCACGGATAGCCTGTTCCAGACCGGGTTTGACTTTAGCGATGCGATCGACGACGACGGCGTTTACTCTTATCGCTTAACGGGCGTTGCGCGTTCTAATAACGCCCAGCAGGAGCGTGCGGAAGAGCAGCGTTACGCCATCGCGCCATCGTTCTCCTGGCGTCCGGATGATAAAACCACCTTCACGTTCCTCTCCTACTTCCAGAACGAGCCTGAAACGGGCTACTACGGCTGGCTGCCAAAAGAGGGAACGGTTGAGCCGCTGCCGAACGGCGATCGTCTGCCGACGAACTTCAACGAAGGCGCGAAGAACAATACCTATTCCCGTAACCAGAAAATGGTGGGATACAGCTTCGACCACGAGTTCAACGATACCTTTACCGTGCGTCAGAACCTGCGCTTTGCCGAGAACAAAACCTCGCAAAACAGCGTATACGGTTATGGCGTCTGTACCGACCCGGCAAACAGCGGCAACAAACAGTGTGCCGCGCTAGCGCCATCGGACAAAGGCCATTATCTGGCGCGTAAATACGTTGTCGATAACGAAAAGCTGCAGAACTTTACCGTTGATACCCAGCTGCAGAGCAAATTCTCAACCGGCGAGGTGGACCACGTCCTGCTGACCGGCGTTGACTTTATGCGCATGCGAAATGACATCAACTCCTGGTTCGGTTACGACGACTCTGTTCCGCTGCTGGATCTCTACAACCCGGTGAACAGCGATTTTGATTTCGGCTCAAAAGATCCCGCGACCTCCGGTCCATATCAGATCCTCAACCGTCAGAAACAGACGGGGCTGTACGTTCAGGATCAGGCTCAGTGGGATAAAGTGCTGGTAACTCTGGGCGGCCGTTATGACTGGGCCGATCAGGAATCCTACAACCGCGTGACGAACACCACCTCCAAACGTGATGATACCCAGTTCACCTGGCGCGGTGGCGTTAACTATCTGTTTGATAACGGCGTAACTCCGTACTTTAGCTACAGCGAATCGTTTGAACCGGCTTCGCAGACCGATGCCCAGGGCAAGCTGTTCTCGCCGTCTAAAGGCAAACAGTACGAAGCGGGCGTGAAATACGTGCCGAACGATCGTCCGATCGTCGTCACCGGTGCGTTGTACCAGCTGACCAAAACCAACAACCTGATGGCGGACCCGGCGGGCTCCTTCTTCTCGGTTCAGGGCGGTGAAATCCGCGCGCGTGGCGTAGAACTGGAAGCGAAAGCGGCCCTGTCTGCGAGCGTCAACCTGGTGGGGTCTTATACCTACACCGATGCGGAATACACCACGGACACCACCTACAAAGGCAACACGCCTGCTCAGGTGCCAAAACACATGGCATCGTTGTGGGGCGATTACACCCTGTTTGACGGTGCGCTGTCTGGTCTGACGCTGGGTACCGGCGTGCGTTACACGGGCTCAAGCTATGGCGATCCGGCGAACTCCTTCAAGGTGGGCAGCTACACCGTTGTTGATGCGCTGGTCAGATACGATCTGGCACGCGTTGGCATGGCTGGCTCAAACGTGGCGCTGCACGTGAACAACCTGTTCGATCGTGAGTACGTTGCCAGCTGCTTCAATACCTACGGCTGCTTCTGGGGTGCTGAACGTCAGGTTGTTGCCACCGCGACCTTCCGCTTCTAA
- the fhuC gene encoding Fe3+-hydroxamate ABC transporter ATP-binding protein FhuC, which translates to MQDIQTQPDTTFTLNHLSFRVPGRTLLHPLSLTFPAGKVTGLIGHNGSGKSTLLKMLGRHQPPSEGDILLDDQPLESWNSKAFARKVAYLPQQLPQAEGMTVRELVAIGRYPWHGALGRFGVADREKVEEAIALVGLKPLAHRLVDSLSGGERQRAWIAMLVAQDSRCLLLDEPTSALDIAHQVDVLALVHRLSQQRGLTVIAVLHDINMAARYCDYLVALRGGEMIAQGTPAELMRSETLEHIYGIPMGILPHPAGAAPVSFVY; encoded by the coding sequence ATGCAGGATATTCAAACGCAACCCGACACCACCTTTACGCTCAACCATCTCTCCTTTCGCGTACCCGGGCGCACGCTGCTGCATCCGCTCTCTCTGACGTTTCCGGCCGGTAAAGTGACGGGACTGATTGGTCACAACGGTTCCGGTAAATCCACGCTGCTCAAGATGCTGGGGCGCCATCAGCCGCCTTCAGAAGGCGATATTCTGCTGGATGACCAACCGCTGGAGAGCTGGAACAGTAAAGCCTTTGCCCGCAAAGTGGCCTATCTGCCGCAGCAGCTGCCGCAGGCGGAAGGGATGACGGTGCGTGAGCTGGTGGCGATTGGGCGTTATCCGTGGCACGGTGCGCTTGGGCGCTTCGGCGTCGCCGACAGAGAGAAGGTGGAAGAGGCGATTGCGCTGGTCGGGCTAAAACCGCTGGCGCACCGTCTGGTGGATAGCCTGTCCGGCGGCGAACGTCAGCGCGCGTGGATTGCGATGCTGGTGGCGCAGGACAGCCGCTGTCTGCTGCTGGATGAACCGACCTCTGCGCTGGATATCGCCCATCAGGTCGACGTCCTGGCGCTGGTGCATCGCCTGAGCCAGCAGCGTGGCCTGACGGTCATTGCGGTCCTGCACGATATCAACATGGCCGCGCGCTATTGTGACTACCTCGTCGCGCTGCGCGGGGGCGAGATGATTGCCCAGGGGACACCGGCCGAGCTGATGCGCAGCGAAACGCTGGAACATATTTACGGTATTCCGATGGGTATTCTGCCTCACCCGGCCGGGGCTGCACCGGTGAGCTTTGTCTACTGA
- the fhuD gene encoding Fe(3+)-hydroxamate ABC transporter substrate-binding protein FhuD, which produces MLNNTRISRRRLLTAMALSPLLLKMNTARAAAVDPHRIVALEWLPVELMMALGVTPYGVADIPNYNLWVNEPKLPDSVIDVGLRTEPNLELLTQMKPSFLFWSAGYGPSEETMARIAPGRGFAFSDGKKPLAVAKNSINEMAHFLNREEEAKKHLDEFDALIDSLKPRFAHRGDRPLLMVTLLDARHMLVFGKNCLFQEVLDSFGIRNAWEGEMTFWGSTAVGIDRLAAFRDVDVLCFDHGNERDMQTLMATPLWQAMPFVREKRFQRVPAVWFYGATLSAMHFARVLDNALGGKA; this is translated from the coding sequence ATGCTGAATAACACACGCATTAGCCGCCGTCGCCTGCTGACGGCGATGGCGCTCTCGCCGCTGCTGTTAAAAATGAATACGGCGCGTGCCGCCGCCGTCGATCCGCACCGTATTGTGGCCCTGGAGTGGCTGCCGGTCGAACTGATGATGGCGCTCGGCGTTACGCCCTATGGCGTAGCGGACATTCCTAACTATAACCTCTGGGTGAACGAGCCAAAGCTGCCGGACTCGGTAATCGACGTCGGTCTGCGAACGGAGCCAAACCTTGAGCTGCTCACCCAGATGAAACCTTCGTTCCTGTTCTGGTCAGCGGGCTACGGCCCGTCAGAGGAGACTATGGCGCGCATTGCGCCAGGACGTGGATTTGCTTTCAGCGACGGTAAAAAACCGCTGGCCGTGGCGAAAAACTCGATTAACGAGATGGCGCATTTCCTCAACCGCGAAGAGGAGGCCAAAAAGCATCTCGACGAGTTTGATGCCCTGATAGACTCGCTGAAGCCGCGCTTTGCTCACCGGGGCGATCGTCCGCTGCTGATGGTGACGCTGCTGGATGCCCGCCATATGCTGGTCTTCGGTAAAAACTGTCTGTTCCAGGAGGTGCTGGACAGCTTCGGCATTCGCAACGCCTGGGAAGGGGAGATGACCTTCTGGGGCAGTACCGCCGTGGGTATCGATCGCCTGGCGGCGTTTCGCGATGTGGACGTGCTCTGTTTCGACCACGGTAACGAACGCGACATGCAAACCCTGATGGCGACCCCGCTCTGGCAGGCGATGCCGTTTGTACGCGAGAAGCGCTTCCAGCGCGTCCCGGCGGTCTGGTTCTACGGTGCGACGCTGTCGGCCATGCATTTTGCCCGCGTGCTGGATAACGCCCTGGGAGGTAAAGCATGA
- the fhuB gene encoding Fe(3+)-hydroxamate ABC transporter permease FhuB, producing the protein MSTRIARFPALLLSLLFLVALVLTGFNLSAALPRAQWGAALASPDIDNIQQMLFHYSLLPRLAISLLVGAGLGLVGVLFQQVLRNPLAEPTTLGVATGAQLGITITTLWALPGALTSQFAALAGACVVGALVFGVAWGKRLSPVTLILAGLVVSLYCGAINQLLVLFHHDRLQSMFLWSTGTLTQTDWSVVLHLWPQLAGGVVLTLLLLRPLTLMGLDDGVARNLGLALSLARLAALTLAIVLSALLVNAVGIIGFIGLFAPLLAKMLGARRLLARLMLAPLIGALILWLSDQLVLWLAQVWREVSTGSVTALIGAPLLLWLLPRLRSMSAPAMDAGDKVYAERRSVLWFSLAGLAVLIIASFAALSFGRDAVGWHWATGDLLNELVQWRWPRIFAALIAGVMLAVAGCIIQRLTGNPMASPEVLGISSGAAFGVVLMLFFVPGNAFGWLMPAGSIGAAVTLMIILIAAGRGGFSPHRMLLAGMALSTAFTMLLMMLQASGDPRMAKILTWISGSTYNATGSQVVWSGISMLVLLAMVPLCRRWMTILPLGGETARAVGMALTPARVALLLLAACLTAVATLTIGPLSFVGLMAPHIARMMGFRRTMPHIVMSALTGGMMLVFADWCGRMVLFPYQIPAGLLSTFIGAPYFIYLLRKQSR; encoded by the coding sequence ATGAGTACGCGTATCGCCCGCTTCCCGGCGCTGCTGTTATCCCTGCTTTTTCTGGTTGCGCTGGTATTAACCGGGTTCAACCTCTCCGCGGCCTTACCACGCGCGCAGTGGGGGGCCGCTCTGGCCTCGCCGGACATCGACAATATTCAGCAGATGCTGTTCCACTACAGCCTGCTGCCGCGTCTGGCGATCTCCCTTTTGGTCGGGGCCGGCTTAGGGCTGGTGGGCGTGCTGTTCCAGCAGGTTTTACGTAACCCGCTGGCAGAGCCAACCACGCTCGGCGTCGCGACCGGCGCGCAGCTTGGGATCACCATCACCACGCTGTGGGCGCTGCCGGGAGCGTTAACCTCGCAGTTTGCGGCACTCGCGGGGGCGTGCGTGGTGGGCGCGCTGGTCTTTGGCGTGGCCTGGGGCAAGCGCCTTTCCCCGGTAACGCTAATTCTGGCCGGGCTGGTGGTGAGCCTGTACTGCGGGGCGATAAACCAGCTGCTGGTGCTGTTCCATCACGATCGGCTGCAAAGCATGTTCCTGTGGAGTACCGGCACGCTCACCCAAACCGACTGGAGCGTTGTCCTGCACCTGTGGCCACAGCTGGCTGGCGGCGTCGTGCTGACGCTGCTGCTCCTGCGCCCTCTGACGCTCATGGGGCTGGATGATGGCGTGGCGCGTAACCTGGGGCTGGCGCTGTCGCTGGCTCGTCTGGCGGCGCTGACGCTGGCGATTGTATTAAGCGCCCTGCTGGTAAACGCGGTCGGCATCATCGGGTTTATCGGCCTGTTTGCGCCGCTGCTGGCGAAAATGCTCGGGGCGCGTCGCCTGCTGGCGCGTCTGATGCTGGCGCCGCTGATTGGGGCCCTGATCCTCTGGCTTTCCGATCAGCTTGTTCTCTGGCTGGCGCAGGTCTGGAGGGAAGTGTCCACCGGCTCGGTGACCGCGCTTATCGGGGCGCCGCTGCTGCTGTGGCTGCTCCCGCGCCTGCGCAGCATGAGCGCACCGGCGATGGACGCCGGCGATAAAGTTTACGCTGAACGTCGGTCGGTGCTGTGGTTTAGCCTTGCCGGTCTGGCTGTGCTGATTATCGCTTCGTTTGCGGCGCTCTCATTTGGACGCGATGCCGTGGGCTGGCACTGGGCGACGGGGGATTTACTCAATGAACTGGTGCAGTGGCGCTGGCCGCGTATCTTCGCTGCGCTGATCGCAGGGGTAATGCTGGCGGTGGCGGGGTGCATTATTCAGCGTCTGACCGGCAACCCGATGGCAAGCCCGGAAGTGCTCGGGATCAGCTCTGGCGCCGCCTTTGGCGTGGTGCTGATGCTGTTCTTTGTGCCGGGGAATGCGTTTGGCTGGCTGATGCCTGCCGGCAGTATCGGTGCGGCAGTCACGCTGATGATTATCCTTATTGCCGCCGGTCGCGGCGGATTTTCACCGCACCGCATGCTGCTGGCCGGGATGGCGCTCAGCACCGCGTTTACCATGCTGCTGATGATGCTGCAGGCCAGCGGCGATCCGCGTATGGCGAAGATCCTGACCTGGATTTCCGGCTCAACCTACAACGCCACCGGCAGCCAGGTGGTCTGGTCCGGGATCTCGATGCTCGTGCTGCTGGCGATGGTGCCGCTGTGCCGCCGCTGGATGACCATTTTGCCGCTCGGCGGCGAAACCGCGCGCGCGGTGGGAATGGCGCTGACGCCAGCGCGCGTGGCCCTGCTGCTGCTGGCGGCGTGCCTGACGGCTGTGGCAACCCTGACGATTGGACCGCTGAGTTTTGTCGGATTAATGGCCCCGCACATTGCCAGAATGATGGGGTTCCGCCGGACGATGCCGCATATTGTGATGTCGGCACTGACGGGCGGGATGATGCTGGTGTTTGCGGACTGGTGCGGAAGAATGGTGCTGTTCCCGTATCAGATCCCGGCGGGTCTGCTGTCGACCTTTATCGGTGCGCCGTACTTTATTTATCTGTTGAGAAAGCAGAGCCGGTAA
- the hemL gene encoding glutamate-1-semialdehyde 2,1-aminomutase, translating into MSKSENLYSAARELIPGGVNSPVRAFTGVGGTPLFIERADGAYLYDVDGKAYIDYVGSWGPMVLGHNHPAIRNAVIEAAQRGLSFGAPTEMEVKMAELVTELVPTMDMVRMVNSGTEATMSAIRLARGFTGRDKIIKFEGCYHGHADCLLVKAGSGALTLGQPNSPGVPADFAKHTLTCTYNDLATVRAAFEQYPQEIACIIVEPVAGNMNCIPPQAEFLPGLRALCDEFGALLIIDEVMTGFRVALAGAQSYYDVVPDLTCLGKIIGGGMPVGAFGGRKDVMEALAPTGPVYQAGTLSGNPIAMAAGFACLTEVAQPGIHETLTDLTTQLANGLLEAAEEAGIPLVVNHVGGMFGIFFTDAKTVTCYQDVVKCDVERFKRFFHLMLEEGVYLAPSAFEAGFMSVAHSEEDINNTIDAARKVFAKL; encoded by the coding sequence ATGAGCAAGTCTGAAAACCTCTACAGTGCAGCCCGCGAGCTTATTCCGGGTGGCGTGAACTCACCTGTGCGCGCCTTCACCGGCGTGGGCGGTACGCCGCTGTTTATCGAACGTGCTGACGGCGCGTATCTGTATGATGTCGATGGCAAAGCCTATATCGATTATGTAGGTTCCTGGGGACCGATGGTGCTAGGGCACAACCACCCTGCCATTCGTAACGCAGTGATTGAAGCCGCCCAGCGCGGCCTGAGCTTCGGTGCGCCAACCGAAATGGAAGTGAAAATGGCGGAGCTGGTGACCGAGCTGGTGCCTACCATGGACATGGTGCGTATGGTGAACTCCGGTACCGAAGCCACCATGAGCGCTATCCGCCTGGCGCGCGGTTTTACCGGTCGCGATAAAATCATCAAGTTTGAAGGCTGCTACCACGGTCATGCGGACTGCCTGCTGGTGAAAGCCGGTTCCGGCGCGCTGACGCTCGGCCAGCCGAACTCGCCTGGCGTACCGGCAGATTTCGCGAAGCACACCCTGACCTGCACCTACAACGATCTTGCTACCGTTCGCGCGGCGTTCGAGCAGTATCCGCAGGAGATCGCCTGCATCATCGTTGAGCCGGTTGCCGGCAACATGAACTGCATCCCACCGCAGGCTGAGTTCCTGCCGGGCCTGCGCGCCCTGTGCGATGAGTTCGGCGCGCTGCTGATCATCGATGAAGTCATGACCGGCTTCCGCGTCGCGCTGGCGGGTGCCCAGTCTTACTACGACGTCGTGCCGGACCTGACCTGCCTCGGCAAAATCATCGGCGGCGGCATGCCGGTCGGCGCTTTCGGTGGTCGTAAGGACGTGATGGAAGCCCTGGCGCCAACCGGTCCGGTTTACCAGGCGGGCACGCTCTCCGGTAACCCCATCGCCATGGCGGCGGGCTTTGCCTGCCTGACCGAAGTGGCACAGCCGGGTATTCACGAAACCCTGACCGACCTGACCACGCAGCTGGCCAACGGTCTGCTGGAAGCCGCAGAAGAGGCCGGTATCCCTCTGGTGGTCAACCACGTGGGCGGCATGTTCGGGATTTTCTTCACCGATGCGAAAACCGTGACCTGCTATCAGGACGTGGTGAAGTGCGACGTTGAACGCTTCAAGCGCTTCTTCCACCTGATGCTGGAAGAAGGCGTGTACCTGGCGCCGTCCGCGTTCGAAGCGGGCTTTATGTCCGTGGCGCACAGCGAAGAAGATATCAATAACACCATCGACGCGGCGCGCAAGGTGTTTGCGAAGCTGTAA